In Sphingobacteriaceae bacterium, the following proteins share a genomic window:
- a CDS encoding sugar acetyltransferase, producing the protein MVFSSITFLVYFLPFVILLYHFVGKRFKNTFLLIASIVFYAWGAPRFIFVILGTTLLDFFLVSVMDNSHSERRRKLMMIFSICMNLGLLFYFKYCNFFVENINAVFSLVGVEPIKMLEIVLPIGISFYTFESLTYVIDVYRRVHKPLKNFWHYQLYIILFPKLIAGPIIRYHEIADQITDRSAQETVDNRLAGFFRFVIGLSKKVFIANTMAVFADSTFNVPADTLTAATAWTGMLAYTFQIYFDFSGYSDMAIGLAKIFGFRFPENFDNPYTSQSITEFWRRWHITLGSWMKNYLYIPLGGNKVSKARMYFNLWLVFLASGFWHGASWTFIIWGIYHGTFLVLERLFLLEFYKKIGKIPSTAFTFLLVAIGWVFFRADSASSAIGILTKLFSVNYTLPIGYYTNQFIFYFGLAAVFSFFTLVKGAEKLQIKIFEPRAALGGTLIYTVTACILFTVAVASIASSSFNPFIYFRF; encoded by the coding sequence GTGGTATTCAGCAGCATCACCTTTCTGGTTTATTTTCTACCCTTTGTGATCCTGCTCTATCATTTTGTCGGAAAGCGCTTTAAGAACACATTTCTACTCATTGCCAGCATTGTTTTTTACGCCTGGGGAGCTCCGCGTTTTATCTTCGTTATTTTGGGTACAACCCTGCTTGATTTTTTCCTTGTTAGCGTCATGGATAATAGCCATAGCGAACGAAGACGTAAACTCATGATGATCTTTTCTATCTGCATGAATCTTGGGCTTCTATTCTATTTTAAATACTGCAATTTCTTCGTTGAGAATATAAACGCTGTTTTTTCCCTGGTGGGAGTTGAGCCTATAAAAATGCTGGAAATTGTTTTACCAATTGGCATCTCCTTTTATACTTTCGAGAGTCTTACCTATGTCATTGATGTTTACAGGCGTGTACATAAACCATTAAAGAATTTTTGGCACTATCAATTGTATATTATTCTTTTTCCAAAATTAATCGCCGGGCCAATTATTCGTTACCACGAAATAGCCGATCAGATCACAGATCGCAGCGCACAGGAAACGGTAGACAACAGGCTTGCGGGGTTTTTCCGTTTTGTGATCGGACTTTCCAAAAAAGTCTTTATCGCCAATACCATGGCCGTTTTTGCAGATTCAACTTTTAATGTCCCGGCTGATACATTAACCGCTGCTACAGCCTGGACAGGAATGCTGGCCTACACTTTTCAAATTTATTTTGACTTTAGTGGCTACAGTGATATGGCAATTGGACTTGCAAAGATATTTGGATTTCGGTTTCCTGAAAACTTTGACAATCCTTACACCTCGCAGAGTATCACAGAATTTTGGCGGCGTTGGCATATTACTTTGGGAAGTTGGATGAAAAATTATTTATACATCCCGCTTGGTGGTAATAAGGTTAGCAAAGCACGAATGTATTTTAATTTATGGCTGGTTTTTCTCGCTTCTGGTTTCTGGCATGGCGCTTCCTGGACCTTTATCATATGGGGGATTTATCATGGAACGTTTCTTGTTTTAGAAAGACTTTTTTTGTTAGAATTTTATAAGAAAATCGGAAAAATTCCATCAACCGCTTTTACTTTTTTATTAGTAGCCATTGGTTGGGTGTTCTTTCGCGCAGACTCGGCTTCCAGCGCCATTGGTATTCTAACAAAGTTGTTTAGTGTTAACTATACTTTACCAATTGGCTATTACACCAATCAATTTATTTTTTACTTTGGGCTAGCCGCGGTCTTTTCTTTTTTTACACTGGTTAAAGGCGCAGAAAAGCTTCAGATAAAAATTTTTGAACCCAGGGCAGCACTGGGAGGAACTTTGATTTATACTGTCACGGCTTGTATTTTATTTACTGTAGCCGTTGCCAGCATTGCGTCAAGTAGCTTTAATCCATTTATTTATTTTAGATTTTAA
- a CDS encoding colanic acid biosynthesis acetyltransferase WcaF gives MSQLKTDLSTFNNDWYKPGKNLFYRVMWYTINLCFFRSPFPFYGPKRFLLRLFGAKVGKGLIIKPHVSIKYPWRLVVGDHVWIGEEVWIDNLAKVTLKSHSCISQGALLLCGNHNYKKTTFDLIVGEITLEEGSWAGAKTVICPGVRLGSNSLLTVGSIATSSIEANWIYQGNPAKKLKIREIKY, from the coding sequence ATGAGTCAATTAAAGACTGATCTTTCAACATTCAATAACGATTGGTACAAGCCGGGTAAGAATTTATTTTACAGGGTAATGTGGTACACTATTAATCTTTGTTTCTTCCGCTCACCTTTTCCTTTCTATGGCCCGAAACGATTTCTTTTGCGCTTATTTGGCGCTAAAGTTGGCAAGGGGCTTATCATTAAACCCCATGTGTCTATCAAATATCCATGGAGACTGGTGGTTGGTGATCATGTGTGGATTGGCGAGGAAGTATGGATCGATAATCTTGCTAAAGTAACTTTAAAAAGTCATTCCTGCATTTCGCAGGGGGCCTTGCTTTTATGCGGCAATCACAATTATAAAAAAACAACGTTCGATCTTATTGTTGGTGAAATTACTTTAGAAGAAGGTTCGTGGGCGGGAGCCAAGACAGTAATTTGTCCCGGAGTGCGACTGGGCAGTAACAGCCTGCTAACAGTGGGTAGCATTGCAACTTCAAGCATCGAGGCGAATTGGATTTACCAGGGTAATCCCGCCAAAAAATTGAAAATCAGGGAAATTAAATATTAA
- a CDS encoding RelA/SpoT family protein, whose amino-acid sequence MQIDLEAERKEILKRYRHLIIACKRRLEKGDKEIIRKAFEVAVEAHKEMRRKSGEPYIYHPIAVAQICAEEIGLGSTGIVCALLHDTVEDTDLTLEDVKGLFGEKVSQIIDGLTKISGVIDNTSSIQAENFRKVLLTMSEDIRVILIKLADRLHNMRTLEHMKRDKQMKIASETLYLYGPLAHRLGLNAIKTELENLGLKYTDSESYNEIALRLKESEPERKKFIQKFIEPLKEILVEQGLKVKIFGRPKSIYGIYNKMKTKHVSFDEIYDLFAIRIVIDSPFDQEKSDCWKVYSIITDFYHPSPERLRDWISTPKSNGYESLHTTVMGPQGKWVEVQIRTTRMDDLAENGYAAHWKYKDSAAEKESKLENWLLRIREMLENPDPNALEFIDDFKLNLFSDEMFVFTPKGDMKTLPVNSTALDFAFEIHTKVGEHCIGAKVNHKLVPLSHHLSSGDQVEILTSSKQVPKDDWLSFVIRAKAKSKIKNSLKDQRKKIAEEGKEIMSRKFDRHKLEFNNQIINEFCTFLKLPSSQELFYRAALGNVDQKEIRDFVKFRENPLKKRRKEAPKIEQLVTSARGKTDMLVIGDDLQKLDYNLAPCCNPIPGDDVFGFITVGEGIKIHRVNCPNAIKLLSNYAYRVVKAKWVNDQLISFLAGLKITGTDELGIVNNITKVISNENNVNMRSINFDTDDGLFEGTIMIYVHDTKHLNHLISNLKKVKGVNNVERIDEKQKEIV is encoded by the coding sequence ATGCAGATTGACTTAGAAGCAGAGAGAAAAGAAATTTTAAAACGCTACAGACACCTTATCATCGCCTGTAAACGCCGACTAGAAAAAGGTGATAAGGAGATTATCCGCAAAGCCTTTGAGGTAGCTGTAGAAGCGCACAAAGAAATGCGCCGTAAAAGTGGCGAACCATACATTTACCATCCTATAGCTGTTGCGCAAATCTGTGCTGAAGAAATTGGCCTTGGAAGTACTGGCATAGTATGCGCGTTGTTGCATGATACCGTCGAAGATACTGATTTAACGCTGGAAGATGTTAAGGGCCTATTTGGAGAAAAAGTTTCGCAGATTATAGACGGTCTTACGAAGATCTCAGGTGTAATTGACAATACCTCATCCATACAGGCTGAGAACTTCCGTAAAGTACTCCTGACCATGAGTGAGGATATTCGCGTGATCCTCATAAAACTTGCCGACAGACTTCATAATATGCGTACGCTTGAACACATGAAGCGTGACAAACAAATGAAGATTGCCAGTGAAACACTTTATTTGTATGGTCCTTTAGCTCATCGCCTGGGATTAAATGCCATTAAAACCGAACTTGAAAATTTAGGTTTAAAATATACAGATTCCGAATCCTACAATGAAATTGCCCTTCGTTTAAAGGAAAGCGAGCCCGAAAGAAAAAAATTCATTCAAAAATTTATTGAACCCCTCAAAGAAATTCTGGTTGAGCAAGGTTTAAAAGTGAAAATATTCGGCCGACCGAAATCGATTTACGGGATCTACAATAAAATGAAAACGAAACATGTTTCTTTTGATGAGATCTATGATTTGTTTGCTATTCGTATTGTAATTGATTCGCCATTCGACCAGGAAAAATCTGATTGCTGGAAAGTATACTCTATTATAACCGACTTTTATCACCCTAGTCCTGAACGTTTGCGAGATTGGATAAGCACGCCTAAAAGCAATGGCTACGAAAGTCTCCATACCACAGTTATGGGGCCACAGGGTAAATGGGTAGAAGTACAGATTCGTACTACGCGTATGGATGACCTTGCTGAGAACGGCTATGCGGCGCACTGGAAATACAAGGATAGTGCGGCGGAAAAAGAAAGTAAACTCGAAAACTGGTTATTAAGAATTCGCGAGATGCTGGAAAATCCCGATCCAAATGCTTTGGAATTTATTGATGACTTTAAACTGAATTTATTCAGTGATGAAATGTTTGTTTTCACTCCGAAAGGAGATATGAAGACTCTTCCGGTAAATTCTACTGCCCTGGATTTCGCTTTTGAGATTCATACCAAGGTGGGAGAACATTGTATTGGTGCAAAAGTAAATCATAAGTTGGTTCCATTGAGTCATCATCTTTCGAGCGGCGACCAGGTGGAAATTCTTACCAGTAGCAAACAAGTTCCTAAGGATGATTGGCTATCGTTTGTAATAAGAGCAAAGGCAAAGTCGAAGATTAAGAATAGCTTAAAAGATCAACGCAAAAAAATTGCCGAAGAAGGAAAAGAAATTATGAGTCGTAAGTTCGATCGTCACAAACTCGAATTTAATAACCAGATCATAAACGAGTTTTGCACTTTCTTAAAATTACCCTCTTCGCAGGAACTTTTTTACCGAGCAGCCCTTGGAAATGTTGACCAGAAAGAAATAAGAGATTTTGTAAAATTCAGAGAAAACCCTTTAAAGAAAAGAAGGAAAGAAGCTCCGAAAATTGAGCAACTCGTTACAAGCGCACGTGGAAAAACAGATATGCTTGTTATAGGAGATGATCTTCAAAAACTCGATTATAATCTTGCGCCCTGCTGCAATCCTATTCCTGGCGATGACGTATTTGGATTTATTACTGTAGGAGAAGGCATAAAAATACACCGTGTAAATTGTCCAAACGCTATTAAATTACTCTCCAACTATGCTTATCGCGTTGTAAAAGCCAAGTGGGTTAACGATCAGCTTATTTCTTTCTTAGCTGGCTTAAAAATTACCGGTACAGACGAATTAGGAATTGTAAACAATATCACGAAAGTTATTTCAAATGAAAACAACGTGAACATGCGCTCTATTAACTTTGATACGGACGATGGTCTTTTCGAAGGAACTATTATGATTTACGTGCACGATACTAAACACTTAAACCACCTTATTTCAAATCTAAAAAAAGTAAAAGGTGTAAATAATGTGGAGCGTATTGATGAGAAGCAGAAGGAAATAGTTTAA
- a CDS encoding glycosyl transferase family 1 encodes MSSKPNILVFIDWFWPGYLAGGPVQSIVSLVNYLGNDFNFKIITTNSDLNSEKSYPGIESNKWTKSFMGCDVFYADAKTLNADAIKKIVDGITFEKVYINSFFSKHFSIVPLQILNKYYKNTPVVLAPRGMLGDGALAIKKFKKKLFLIYSKLVGLHSKVIWHATSTQEEQEIKKNFHPKRIVKISNLPKKLSSTYKKTKKPGSLHLCFISRISEKKNLLFALQILEKIEDINIRYNIYGPLEDQLYWEKCEFVIKRMPSNVCVTYKGSIDPTEIETVLADEHMMFLPTLNENFGHSIVESLLCGCPVIISDQTPWNDLEEHGAGYAINLSDKQKFREAIKKSAALNEQEFLSSSKKAISYISDKIDLQSITEHYKTLFNESIKD; translated from the coding sequence TTGAGCAGTAAACCCAACATACTTGTTTTTATAGATTGGTTCTGGCCTGGTTATCTGGCAGGGGGACCCGTTCAGTCAATAGTTTCGCTGGTTAACTATTTAGGAAATGATTTTAATTTTAAAATTATTACTACCAACTCTGATCTTAATAGCGAAAAGTCATATCCCGGGATTGAATCGAATAAATGGACAAAGTCCTTTATGGGTTGTGATGTTTTTTATGCCGACGCAAAGACACTTAATGCCGACGCTATTAAAAAAATAGTTGATGGAATTACTTTTGAAAAAGTTTATATCAACAGTTTTTTTTCGAAACACTTTTCTATCGTACCCTTACAGATTCTCAATAAGTATTATAAAAACACACCTGTTGTTCTTGCTCCAAGGGGTATGCTTGGAGATGGCGCCCTTGCTATAAAAAAATTCAAAAAGAAATTATTTCTGATTTATTCAAAACTTGTTGGCCTTCATTCAAAAGTAATTTGGCATGCAACCTCTACACAGGAAGAACAGGAAATTAAGAAGAATTTTCATCCAAAACGGATCGTCAAAATCTCTAATCTTCCTAAAAAACTTAGCTCTACTTATAAGAAAACAAAGAAGCCAGGAAGTCTTCATCTCTGTTTTATCTCACGAATTAGCGAGAAAAAAAACCTTCTTTTTGCCTTACAGATTTTAGAGAAAATAGAAGACATTAACATTCGGTATAATATTTACGGGCCTTTGGAAGATCAACTTTACTGGGAGAAATGTGAGTTTGTAATAAAAAGGATGCCCTCAAATGTATGTGTAACTTATAAGGGAAGTATTGATCCAACCGAAATTGAGACTGTATTGGCAGATGAACATATGATGTTTCTTCCAACCTTAAACGAAAATTTTGGCCATTCGATCGTCGAAAGTTTATTATGCGGATGTCCGGTAATAATTAGCGATCAAACGCCCTGGAACGATTTAGAAGAGCACGGCGCTGGATATGCGATAAACCTTAGCGATAAACAAAAATTTAGGGAAGCTATAAAAAAATCGGCCGCTTTAAACGAGCAGGAATTTTTGAGCAGTAGTAAAAAAGCAATTAGTTATATTAGCGATAAAATTGATTTGCAAAGTATAACAGAACACTATAAAACACTATTTAATGAGTCAATTAAAGACTGA
- the dprA gene encoding DNA-protecting protein DprA translates to MQVTQISSELLYQVGLTLIEGIGDINAKALLAYCGNAEEIFRQKKSHLQKIPGIGEINAKSIIASHSVLTRAEEELRFIEKYKIKPLFFTDEDYPSRLKYCSDGPILLYYKGNANLNCEKIIGIVGTRKPSDYGKQMTRELVEGLSESGALILSGLAYGVDVLAHKAALDHNLQTVGVVGHGLDRMYPQIHDKVAKRMINQGGLLTDFMSGTNPDAVNFPKRNRIVAGLCDALVVIESKRTGGSLITATIANSYNKDVFAFPGRAGDELAEGCNGLIKRNRAALIENADDLLYAMQWQEKDKPKNKSKQVPLLLNLSEEEKIIVSLFSEKKSIHIDEICQATQLPVSKVSGYLLQLEFSNIIKSKPGKLYELM, encoded by the coding sequence ATGCAAGTAACCCAAATATCATCTGAACTCCTTTATCAAGTTGGACTTACTTTAATTGAGGGGATTGGTGACATAAACGCCAAAGCGCTGCTCGCCTACTGTGGAAACGCCGAAGAAATTTTTCGTCAGAAAAAATCACATTTGCAGAAAATTCCCGGTATAGGCGAAATCAACGCAAAGTCCATCATTGCCAGCCATTCTGTTCTAACCCGTGCCGAAGAAGAATTACGTTTTATTGAGAAATACAAGATCAAGCCTTTGTTTTTTACGGATGAAGATTATCCTTCAAGACTAAAATACTGCAGCGATGGTCCAATTCTATTGTATTACAAAGGTAATGCGAATCTCAATTGCGAAAAAATAATCGGCATTGTAGGAACGCGTAAGCCGAGTGATTATGGTAAACAAATGACCAGGGAACTGGTAGAAGGCTTAAGCGAGAGTGGCGCGCTTATACTAAGCGGGCTTGCGTATGGTGTAGATGTATTGGCTCACAAAGCAGCTCTTGACCATAACTTACAAACAGTGGGTGTTGTTGGCCATGGTTTAGATCGTATGTATCCACAGATACATGATAAGGTGGCCAAACGTATGATAAATCAAGGAGGACTGTTAACTGATTTTATGAGCGGCACCAACCCCGACGCTGTTAATTTTCCAAAACGCAATCGTATTGTTGCTGGTTTATGCGACGCGCTGGTTGTTATTGAAAGTAAAAGAACAGGTGGTAGTTTAATTACTGCCACCATAGCAAACAGTTATAATAAAGATGTTTTTGCTTTTCCCGGAAGAGCAGGAGATGAGCTGGCGGAAGGTTGCAACGGACTTATAAAGAGAAACCGCGCTGCACTTATCGAAAATGCCGACGATCTTCTATATGCGATGCAGTGGCAGGAAAAAGACAAACCAAAAAATAAGTCCAAACAGGTTCCCTTGCTGTTAAACCTTTCTGAAGAAGAAAAAATTATCGTGAGTTTGTTTTCTGAAAAGAAAAGCATTCATATTGATGAAATTTGCCAGGCCACGCAATTACCTGTTAGCAAGGTTTCGGGTTATTTGTTACAATTGGAGTTTAGCAACATAATCAAGAGCAAGCCGGGCAAATTGTACGAGTTAATGTAA